One Myxococcus stipitatus DNA segment encodes these proteins:
- a CDS encoding HEAT repeat domain-containing protein codes for MRRPTPFVRTAVLSSLLLVGCLSAWHFTRSAPRRDDPSSVASASRLPLFRWTPGEERTYRFVWDDLQRVVLPMPVPGESSSLDGTLHLGGTLTLQALEARPDGTRVRLALESLTRHEARLSGQDILPDAAAVARLLPPSASAWVELDARGALRAIRFSPSEPALFQQLAQTLAAELFPSELRDAARWSTLESTQTGDVEATFQFEGASDAMLTRRRSRYQRLRASPEQLPFQQTLRSLTRFERAPDGQMAGVTHDEALDALRTDGTPLMSRRMRLRVEFASRQVKPPPVSELEKGIVRRPSEIAFDGDPEVALLRSQADGMTVDEVLRRLAGVNEPEALGDLPGFMRRAVAAFKLEPERTRELAAAFLRQGATPGLRELTMDLLAWTGHAQAQATMRELLQTPRAREHDASYVLMVQRAGLLQEPEPETGRMLLAMNAQARAVNDPGVERATAYALGGVVSHLPPESPEVATYLRPLEAALRDAASDEARAHALVALGNTGREELLDQASPHLRSESAEVRAAAAEALRRAPQDVATRMLMDALDFEKNRDVQAALLDALDARSLDTADLERLRSWVVAGRLVAGVESNLLNVITHRLDVGGAPFVQMLQVLALRPGQPPATRARVMSLMAQVSAQQGG; via the coding sequence ATGCGTCGCCCGACGCCCTTCGTCCGCACGGCCGTGCTCTCCTCCTTGTTGCTCGTGGGTTGTCTGTCCGCCTGGCACTTCACGCGCTCCGCGCCCAGGCGCGACGACCCCTCGTCCGTGGCGAGCGCGTCGCGGCTGCCGCTCTTTCGTTGGACGCCCGGCGAGGAGCGCACCTATCGCTTCGTCTGGGACGACCTGCAGCGAGTGGTGTTGCCGATGCCCGTCCCGGGGGAGTCCTCCTCGCTGGATGGAACGCTGCACCTCGGGGGCACGTTGACGCTCCAGGCGCTGGAGGCGCGGCCGGATGGGACGCGGGTGCGCCTGGCGCTCGAGTCGCTGACCCGGCACGAGGCCAGGCTGTCCGGACAGGACATCCTGCCGGACGCGGCCGCCGTGGCGCGCCTGCTGCCTCCGTCCGCGTCCGCGTGGGTGGAACTCGACGCACGGGGCGCGTTGCGGGCCATCCGCTTCTCGCCGTCCGAGCCCGCGCTGTTCCAGCAGCTCGCCCAGACGCTGGCCGCGGAGCTGTTCCCCTCCGAGCTGCGGGACGCCGCGCGGTGGAGCACCCTCGAGTCCACCCAGACGGGTGACGTGGAGGCCACGTTCCAGTTCGAGGGGGCCTCCGACGCGATGCTGACGCGGCGTCGCTCGCGCTACCAGCGCCTCCGGGCCTCCCCCGAGCAGCTGCCCTTCCAGCAGACGCTGCGCTCGCTCACGCGCTTCGAGCGCGCGCCGGATGGACAGATGGCCGGCGTGACGCATGACGAGGCCCTGGATGCCCTGCGCACCGACGGCACCCCGCTGATGTCGCGCCGGATGCGCCTGCGGGTGGAGTTCGCCTCCCGCCAGGTCAAGCCGCCGCCCGTCTCGGAGCTGGAGAAGGGCATCGTCCGGAGGCCCTCGGAGATCGCGTTCGATGGGGACCCGGAGGTGGCGCTGCTGCGCAGCCAGGCGGACGGCATGACGGTGGACGAGGTGTTGCGGCGGCTGGCCGGCGTCAACGAGCCCGAGGCGCTGGGCGACCTCCCTGGGTTCATGCGCCGCGCGGTGGCCGCGTTCAAGCTCGAGCCGGAGCGCACCCGCGAGCTGGCGGCGGCCTTCCTGCGCCAGGGCGCGACGCCGGGGCTGCGCGAACTGACGATGGACCTGCTGGCCTGGACGGGCCACGCCCAGGCCCAGGCCACGATGCGCGAGCTGCTCCAGACGCCCCGCGCCCGCGAGCACGATGCGTCCTACGTCCTCATGGTGCAGCGCGCGGGGCTCCTCCAGGAGCCCGAGCCGGAGACGGGCCGGATGCTCCTGGCGATGAACGCCCAGGCCCGCGCGGTGAACGACCCCGGCGTCGAGCGGGCCACCGCCTACGCGCTCGGAGGCGTCGTCTCCCACCTGCCGCCGGAGTCGCCGGAGGTGGCCACCTACCTGCGGCCCCTGGAAGCCGCGCTGCGCGACGCCGCGAGCGACGAGGCCCGCGCGCACGCCCTGGTGGCCCTGGGCAACACCGGCCGGGAGGAGCTGCTGGACCAGGCCTCGCCGCACCTGCGCTCGGAGTCCGCCGAGGTCCGCGCCGCCGCGGCGGAGGCGCTGCGGCGCGCGCCCCAGGACGTGGCGACGCGCATGCTGATGGACGCGCTGGACTTCGAGAAGAACCGCGACGTGCAGGCCGCGCTGCTCGACGCGCTGGACGCGCGCTCGCTCGACACGGCGGACCTGGAGCGGCTGCGGAGCTGGGTCGTCGCGGGGCGCCTCGTCGCCGGCGTCGAGTCGAACCTGCTGAACGTCATCACCCACCGGCTCGACGTGGGCGGCGCTCCCTTCGTCCAGATGCTCCAGGTCCTCGCGCTGCGCCCCGGGCAGCCTCCCGCCACGCGCGCGCGCGTCATGTCGCTGATGGCCCAGGTCTCCGCGCAGCAGGGCGGCTGA